A window of Thermodesulfovibrio thiophilus DSM 17215 contains these coding sequences:
- the groL gene encoding chaperonin GroEL (60 kDa chaperone family; promotes refolding of misfolded polypeptides especially under stressful conditions; forms two stacked rings of heptamers to form a barrel-shaped 14mer; ends can be capped by GroES; misfolded proteins enter the barrel where they are refolded when GroES binds), translated as MAAKQLIFGDAARQSILKGITVLTDAVKATLGPRGRNVVIERKFGSPNVTKDGVTVAKEIDLKEPFENMGAQLVREVASKTSDVAGDGTTTATVLAYAIYKEGLKYVSAGANSMDLKRGIDKAVEAVVEELKKISKPVVDKKEIAQVGTISANNDPSIGELIAEAMDKVGKDGVITVEEAKGMATTLDIVEGMQFDRGYISPYFITDPERLECILEDAYILIHDKKISTMKDLLPILEQIARMGRPLLIIAEDVEGEALATLVVNKLRGVLQVCAVKAPGFGDRRKAMLEDIAILTGGTVISEDIGLKLENVKVEDLGRAKKIIIDKDNTTIVEGAGDPQKIQARIKQIKIQIEETTSDYDREKLQERLAKLAGGVARINVGAATEAEMKEKKARVEDALNATRAAVEEGIVPGGGVALLRCQKVLEKIKLDNHDQQLGADIVKKALEEPIKQIIANAGVEATLIVEKVKENKNINYGYDAYQEKFVDMMDAGIIDPTKVTRTALQNAASVAGLMLTTEVVVAEIPEEEKKQPPMPSPDMY; from the coding sequence ATGGCAGCAAAGCAATTAATATTCGGTGATGCAGCAAGACAATCAATTCTTAAAGGTATTACAGTTCTTACGGATGCTGTAAAGGCAACATTAGGACCAAGGGGAAGAAATGTAGTAATTGAAAGAAAATTCGGTTCTCCCAATGTAACGAAAGATGGTGTTACTGTTGCTAAAGAGATAGACCTCAAAGAGCCATTTGAAAATATGGGAGCTCAGCTTGTCAGGGAAGTTGCTTCAAAAACAAGCGATGTTGCAGGTGATGGAACAACCACAGCAACTGTTCTGGCATATGCAATTTACAAGGAAGGACTTAAGTATGTCTCAGCTGGCGCTAATTCAATGGATTTAAAAAGAGGGATTGATAAAGCTGTTGAGGCTGTCGTTGAGGAGCTAAAAAAGATTTCAAAGCCAGTTGTAGACAAAAAAGAGATTGCACAGGTTGGAACAATCTCTGCAAACAATGATCCTTCAATAGGCGAACTTATTGCTGAGGCAATGGATAAAGTTGGCAAAGATGGTGTAATCACTGTTGAAGAAGCAAAGGGAATGGCTACAACCCTTGATATTGTGGAGGGAATGCAGTTTGACAGAGGATACATCTCACCATACTTCATCACAGATCCAGAGCGTCTTGAATGCATTCTCGAGGATGCCTATATTTTGATACATGACAAGAAAATTTCAACCATGAAGGATTTGCTCCCGATTCTTGAGCAGATTGCAAGAATGGGCAGGCCTCTTCTCATCATTGCAGAAGATGTTGAGGGTGAAGCACTGGCAACTCTGGTTGTAAACAAACTCAGAGGAGTTCTTCAGGTATGTGCGGTAAAGGCTCCTGGATTTGGTGATAGAAGAAAAGCCATGCTTGAAGATATTGCAATTCTTACAGGTGGAACAGTCATTTCAGAGGATATAGGTTTAAAACTTGAAAATGTTAAAGTTGAGGACCTCGGAAGAGCAAAGAAAATAATTATTGACAAAGATAACACAACAATTGTTGAAGGAGCTGGAGATCCTCAGAAAATTCAGGCAAGAATTAAGCAGATAAAGATTCAGATTGAAGAAACCACATCTGATTATGACCGTGAAAAACTTCAGGAGCGTCTTGCAAAGCTTGCAGGTGGTGTGGCAAGAATCAATGTTGGCGCAGCCACTGAGGCTGAGATGAAGGAAAAGAAAGCCCGTGTTGAGGATGCTTTAAATGCAACAAGAGCTGCTGTTGAGGAAGGAATTGTACCAGGAGGTGGAGTGGCACTCCTTAGATGCCAGAAAGTTTTGGAAAAAATTAAACTCGACAATCATGACCAGCAACTTGGTGCTGATATAGTTAAAAAAGCTCTTGAAGAACCGATAAAGCAGATTATAGCTAATGCTGGCGTGGAAGCAACGTTGATTGTTGAAAAAGTTAAAGAAAATAAAAATATTAACTATGGATATGATGCCTATCAGGAAAAATTTGTTGATATGATGGACGCAGGCATCATCGATCCAACAAAAGTTACAAGAACAGCACTGCAGAATGCTGCCTCTGTAGCAGGTT
- a CDS encoding class I SAM-dependent methyltransferase — translation MDELVKEYVIDFFTKRLNHFKNSPESVGWTKKGQTLRYEAILKFINPNCKTILDFGCGKGDFYSFLKEKGMECNYTGIDINPSLIEFAKQNYPEAEFYTMDIENEPLTKTFDYIISIGVFNLLVQTAKETAKKCIKTLFNHTNEKLIFTCLNRRSKHKDIGLVYFDIEELINIVLEITPEFNILDDVVESDLFLILYK, via the coding sequence ATGGATGAGCTTGTAAAAGAATATGTGATTGATTTTTTTACAAAAAGGCTGAATCACTTTAAGAATTCTCCTGAGTCTGTCGGATGGACGAAAAAAGGTCAAACACTGCGGTATGAAGCGATTTTAAAATTTATAAATCCAAATTGCAAAACAATTCTTGATTTTGGATGTGGCAAAGGAGATTTTTATTCTTTTTTGAAAGAAAAAGGGATGGAATGTAACTATACAGGCATAGACATAAATCCTTCACTTATAGAGTTTGCGAAACAAAACTATCCAGAAGCAGAATTTTATACAATGGATATTGAAAATGAGCCTCTTACTAAAACATTTGATTATATAATCTCCATCGGAGTTTTTAACCTGTTGGTTCAGACAGCAAAAGAAACAGCTAAAAAATGCATTAAAACGCTTTTTAATCACACAAATGAAAAGCTCATCTTTACATGCCTTAACCGTCGTTCAAAGCATAAAGACATAGGTTTAGTTTATTTCGATATAGAAGAGCTTATAAATATCGTCTTAGAAATCACCCCGGAATTTAATATTTTAGATGACGTAGTAGAAAGCGATTTATTTTTGATTTTATATAAATAA
- a CDS encoding co-chaperone GroES — protein MKIKPLKDRVVVKFASEELEKTPGGIYVPDVAKEKPQKGTVMEVGSEVKEVKAGDTVLFDKYAGSKIKIDDVEYLIIKEEEILGIIQK, from the coding sequence ATGAAGATTAAACCACTCAAAGACAGAGTAGTCGTAAAATTCGCATCTGAAGAGCTTGAGAAAACACCTGGAGGAATTTATGTTCCAGATGTGGCAAAGGAGAAGCCTCAAAAAGGAACGGTTATGGAAGTTGGTTCTGAAGTAAAAGAGGTGAAAGCGGGTGACACAGTTCTTTTTGACAAATATGCAGGTTCAAAAATCAAGATTGATGATGTAGAGTATTTAATTATTAAAGAAGAAGAAATACTCGGAATAATACAAAAATAA